The following coding sequences are from one Kushneria phosphatilytica window:
- a CDS encoding sugar phosphate isomerase/epimerase family protein, which translates to MTIGICSWTLGIEEPDALMAKIAALGLDGVQYCEPIERHAPEVVRACAEAHDLRLLAVDPFDCAPATSERANRETAVEYYRQVIDFAAELGPDIPVALQGLSNWTVNCDSREARWAMIVECCRRLDEYASDCGVRLLYEPCNRYEVAMIHTAAEAEALLAEIGSDNIGVLLDSFHMNIEESDPCAALRRLAGRNGIYHISDSGRGGMGTGHIDYIAQHRALQEGGFNGPVAVELVLPHLAPTGLPRNAREQQMLDEQIRHSARIWRALESDA; encoded by the coding sequence ATGACCATCGGAATCTGCAGCTGGACACTGGGTATCGAGGAGCCTGATGCCCTGATGGCGAAAATCGCGGCGCTGGGACTTGATGGGGTGCAGTATTGTGAACCTATCGAACGCCATGCCCCCGAGGTTGTGCGAGCCTGTGCCGAAGCTCACGACCTCCGACTGCTGGCGGTCGATCCGTTCGACTGTGCACCGGCGACATCCGAAAGAGCCAACCGCGAGACGGCCGTTGAGTACTATCGACAGGTCATCGACTTTGCCGCTGAACTGGGACCGGATATCCCGGTGGCCCTGCAGGGGCTGAGCAACTGGACGGTGAACTGCGACAGCCGCGAGGCGCGCTGGGCGATGATTGTCGAGTGCTGCCGGAGGCTGGATGAATATGCGAGCGATTGTGGCGTCAGGCTGCTCTACGAGCCCTGCAACCGCTACGAGGTGGCGATGATTCATACAGCTGCCGAAGCCGAGGCGCTGCTTGCCGAGATCGGCAGCGACAACATCGGCGTACTGCTTGACAGCTTCCACATGAATATCGAGGAGTCCGACCCCTGCGCCGCGTTGCGTCGCCTGGCCGGACGCAACGGCATCTACCACATTTCCGATTCCGGTCGCGGCGGTATGGGGACCGGCCATATCGACTATATCGCGCAGCATCGGGCACTGCAGGAGGGTGGTTTCAACGGCCCGGTTGCAGTGGAGCTGGTGCTGCCGCATCTGGCGCCCACCGGGCTGCCGCGCAACGCGCGCGAGCAGCAGATGCTGGATGAGCAGATTCGACACAGTGCCCGGATATGGCGGGCGCTGGAGTCGGATGCTTAA
- a CDS encoding lipoate--protein ligase family protein: MTQPDHDSITTHHGEYKVPGGKLLVADLEVARAHLQKVRLSGDFFLEPDEALESINAALEGAPITLESRELSERITAALPAEITMVGISVPAIATVIRRALARASDWRDHHFTLIHRPPESPRLHMALDEILTREVAAGRRGPILRVWEWDRPAIIIGSFQSLTNEVDPDAARAEGVEVVRRISGGGAMFVEPGNTITWSLIVPESLVQGLSFVESYAFLDDWVIRALGDMGVQAWYVPINDITSPGGKIAGAAQKRLNGAVLHHVTMAYDIDADKLTRVLRIGREKLSDKGTTSAGKRVDPLRSQTGLDRDTIIQRMADSFANRFQLDTGTLSEKELEAAHQLAESKFAQPEWTGRIP; the protein is encoded by the coding sequence ATGACGCAACCCGATCATGATTCCATCACCACCCACCATGGTGAATACAAGGTGCCAGGCGGCAAGCTGCTGGTCGCCGATCTGGAAGTCGCCCGGGCGCATCTGCAGAAGGTTCGCCTGTCAGGGGATTTCTTTCTCGAACCGGATGAAGCGCTCGAAAGCATCAATGCAGCCCTCGAGGGGGCGCCGATCACTCTCGAAAGTCGCGAACTGAGCGAGCGTATCACCGCAGCCCTGCCGGCAGAGATCACCATGGTCGGCATCTCGGTACCAGCGATCGCCACTGTCATCCGCCGGGCGCTTGCCCGTGCCAGCGACTGGCGTGATCACCATTTCACGCTGATCCATCGGCCACCGGAATCGCCACGACTGCACATGGCGCTTGATGAAATCCTGACCCGCGAAGTCGCCGCCGGTCGGCGCGGGCCCATCCTGCGCGTCTGGGAGTGGGATCGTCCGGCGATCATCATTGGCAGCTTCCAGTCGCTGACCAATGAAGTCGATCCTGATGCTGCCCGGGCCGAAGGTGTCGAAGTGGTACGACGCATCAGCGGCGGCGGGGCCATGTTCGTCGAGCCCGGCAATACCATTACCTGGTCGCTGATTGTCCCGGAGAGTCTGGTACAGGGACTGAGCTTCGTGGAGAGTTACGCTTTTCTCGACGACTGGGTGATTCGGGCACTCGGTGACATGGGGGTACAGGCATGGTACGTGCCGATCAACGACATCACGTCGCCGGGAGGCAAGATCGCCGGAGCGGCCCAGAAACGCCTTAATGGCGCCGTTTTGCACCATGTCACCATGGCTTATGACATCGATGCCGATAAACTCACCCGAGTACTGCGTATCGGTCGTGAAAAACTCTCTGACAAGGGCACAACCAGCGCCGGCAAGCGTGTCGATCCCTTGCGCAGCCAGACCGGGCTGGATCGGGACACCATTATCCAGCGTATGGCGGACTCCTTTGCCAACCGTTTTCAGCTGGATACCGGTACGCTGAGCGAAAAAGAGCTCGAGGCAGCCCATCAGCTGGCAGAGTCGAAATTTGCCCAGCCCGAGTGGACGGGCCGCATTCCCTGA
- a CDS encoding MFS transporter, translating into MVRHTHPVLVLLALATGGFAIGTTEFATMSLLPFIQHDMSISPATASHIISAYALGVVIGAPVITVLAARIDRKWLLLALMTLFALGNGLSALAPDYGWLVLFRFLSGLPHGAYFGLAALMAASVVASGKRTRAVGMVMLGLTVATIVGVPLATWLGHVAGWRWGYWVVTTLALLTVVLIALFAPKTGVASESSAKGELRALGNSAVLLTLAIGAIGFGGMFAVYTYLTSTLDEVTHMSPELMPLVLAVFGFGMTIGNVILPRFADRSLMPTAGALLIWSAVVLGIFPLVADNPWLVTIDVFCIGICGALGTILQTRLMDVAGEAQNLAAALNHVAFNMANALGPWLAGLSLAMGFGYRSTGVVGCLLALAGFVIWILARRQEKRMRAAAQAS; encoded by the coding sequence ATGGTTCGTCATACCCACCCCGTGCTCGTCCTGCTGGCTCTGGCGACCGGTGGCTTTGCGATCGGTACGACCGAATTTGCCACCATGAGCCTGCTGCCGTTCATTCAGCATGACATGAGTATCAGTCCCGCCACGGCCAGTCATATCATCAGCGCCTATGCGCTGGGTGTGGTGATCGGGGCGCCGGTCATCACGGTGCTGGCCGCCCGGATCGATCGCAAATGGCTGTTGCTGGCGCTGATGACCCTGTTTGCGCTCGGCAATGGCCTGAGCGCACTGGCGCCCGACTATGGCTGGCTGGTGCTGTTCCGCTTTCTCAGCGGTCTGCCACACGGCGCCTATTTCGGTCTGGCGGCGCTGATGGCGGCCTCGGTGGTGGCCAGTGGCAAGCGCACCCGGGCGGTAGGCATGGTAATGCTGGGACTGACGGTTGCCACCATTGTGGGCGTACCGCTGGCGACCTGGCTGGGTCATGTGGCCGGCTGGCGCTGGGGCTACTGGGTGGTGACCACGCTGGCGCTGCTGACGGTGGTGCTGATCGCCCTGTTTGCGCCGAAGACCGGCGTGGCCAGTGAAAGCAGTGCGAAAGGCGAGCTGCGCGCGCTCGGCAACAGTGCCGTGCTGTTGACACTGGCGATCGGTGCGATCGGGTTCGGCGGCATGTTCGCGGTCTACACCTATTTGACCTCGACGCTGGATGAGGTTACGCACATGTCGCCGGAGCTCATGCCGCTGGTGCTGGCAGTCTTCGGCTTCGGCATGACGATCGGCAATGTGATCCTGCCGCGCTTTGCCGACCGTTCGCTGATGCCGACTGCCGGGGCGCTGCTGATCTGGAGTGCGGTGGTGCTGGGGATCTTCCCGCTGGTGGCCGACAACCCCTGGCTGGTCACCATCGACGTGTTCTGCATCGGCATCTGTGGTGCACTCGGCACAATTCTGCAGACCCGGCTGATGGATGTCGCCGGCGAGGCCCAGAACCTGGCCGCGGCGCTCAACCATGTGGCCTTTAACATGGCCAACGCGCTTGGCCCCTGGCTGGCGGGCCTGTCCCTGGCGATGGGCTTCGGCTACCGCTCAACCGGCGTGGTGGGCTGCCTGCTGGCGCTGGCCGGTTTCGTGATCTGGATACTGGCGCGCCGCCAGGAGAAGCGCATGCGGGCGGCGGCGCAGGCTTCCTGA